One genomic segment of Penaeus chinensis breed Huanghai No. 1 chromosome 24, ASM1920278v2, whole genome shotgun sequence includes these proteins:
- the LOC125037842 gene encoding basic proline-rich protein-like, producing MKVRAKQRKDRTPVVRRAAFRTGEGRDDGRDVSGTEGTMIRLYADAGPWLKMDNEWPEEPLAKPDWNDRAREPPGLPARGRPPFCRIVLPPSPPPGFRRPLGRLCWPPVGPSIAPSTSGRPTPPVCRRPPPQGNRRASRMDCLLGGPKGSDERSPPGGRTGRATSGRAAGRPEPPMRDRESDGRTDGRPRERRGPPREAEWLPPVCRSRPSCRPPLAARMATNGRQTSGSDPGRPDHWHA from the exons ATGAAGGTAAGGGCGAAGCAGAGGAAGGACCGCACCCCGGTCGTACGCCGGGCGGCCTTTCGGACGGGCGAAGGGCGTGACGACGGGAGAGACGTAAGTGGAACCGAAGGGACCATGATCCGACTTTATGCGGACGCAGGACCGTGGCTCAAGATGGACAACGAATGGCCCGAGGAACCGCTG GCGAAACCCGACTGGAATGACCGAGCACGGGAGCCGCCGGGCCTCCCTGCCCGTGGTCGGCCTCCTTTCTGCCGCATCGTGCTGCCTCCGTCCCCTCCACCTGGCTTCCGCCGGCCCCTCGGCCGCCTGTGCTGGCCTCCTGTCGGCCCATCCATTGCCCCGTCCACCAGTGGGCGTCCCACCCCCCCGGTCTGCCGCCGGCCTCCCCCTCAGGGAAACCGCAGGGCGAGCCGCATGGACTGCCTCCTGGGCGGACCGAAGGGCAGTGACGAACGGTCCCCGCCGGGCGGCCGGACGGGTAGGGCCACCTCCGGGCGCGCCGCCGGCAGGCCCGAACCGCCAATGCGCGACAGGGAGTCCGACGGTCGGACCGACGGTCGGCCCAGGGAGCGACGAGGGCCACCGAGGGAGGCCGAATGGCTGCCGCCGGTCTGCCGCAGTAGGCCGTCCTGTAGGCCGCCCTTGGCTGCCCGCATGGCGACTAATGGTAGACAGACGAGCGGCTCGGACCCCGGGAGGCCCGACCACTGGCACGCGTGA